A stretch of the Vigna radiata var. radiata cultivar VC1973A chromosome 7, Vradiata_ver6, whole genome shotgun sequence genome encodes the following:
- the LOC106765517 gene encoding abscisate beta-glucosyltransferase — protein sequence MKTLNPSVEIFFFPYVGGGHQIPMIDAARMFASHGASSTIIATPSTTPHFQKSITRDQKFGLPISIHTLSADVPQSDISVGPFLDTSALLEPLRQLLLQRRPHCIVVDMFHSWAGDVVYELGIPRILFNGIGCFALCVQENLRHVAFESVNSDSEPFLVPNIPDRIEMTMSQLPPFLRNPSEIPERVRGMKRLEEKSFGTLINSFYDLEPAYADLIKSKWGNKAWIVGPVSFCNRTKEDKTERGKPPTVDEQNCLNWLNSKKPSSVLYASFGSLARLPPEQLKEIAYGLEASEQSFIWVVGNILHNPSENKENGSGNWLPEGFEQRMKETGKGLVLRGWAPQLLILEHAAIKGFMTHCGWNSTLEGVSAGVPMITWPLTAEQFSNEKLITEVLKIGVQVGNREWWPWNAEWKGLVGREKVEVAVRKLMVESLEADEMRRRAKDFAGKAARAVEEGGTSYADVEALIQELQARICANQD from the coding sequence ATGAAGACCTTAAACCCTTCGGtggaaattttcttttttccctaCGTAGGGGGAGGCCATCAAATCCCAATGATAGACGCAGCAAGAATGTTTGCATCTCACGGAGCCTCATCAACCATTATAGCCACACCGTCGACCACCCCTCACTTTCAAAAATCCATCACGCGCGACCAGAAATTCGGTCTTCCCATCTCCATTCACACTCTCTCCGCCGATGTACCACAGTCAGACATCTCTGTCGGTCCCTTCCTGGACACCTCTGCCCTCCTCGAACCACTACGCCAGCTCCTCCTCCAACGCCGCCCGCATTGCATCGTCGTCGACATGTTCCATAGCTGGGCCGGCGACGTCGTTTACGAGCTCGGAATCCCCAGGATCCTCTTCAACGGCATCGGATGCTTTGCTCTCTGCGTCCAGGAGAACTTAAGACATGTCGCTTTTGAGAGTGTGAATTCAGACTCGGAGCCTTTCCTCGTTCCTAATATTCCCGACAGAATCGAAATGACGATGTCTCAGCTTCCTCCTTTTCTGAGAAACCCGTCTGAGATTCCTGAAAGGGTGAGGGGCATGAAGCGATTAGAGGAGAAGAGTTTCGGCACTCTTATCAACAGTTTCTACGACTTGGAACCAGCTTATGCTGATCTAATAAAAAGCAAGTGGGGAAATAAAGCATGGATTGTAGGACCAGTGTCCTTTTGCAACAGAACCAAAGAGGATAAAACCGAAAGAGGGAAGCCACCCACTGTCGACGAACAAAATTGTCTGAATTGGTTAAACTCTAAGAAACCCAGTTCTGTTCTTTACGCCAGCTTTGGAAGCCTGGCTCGGTTGCCCCCTGAGCAACTGAAGGAGATTGCTTACGGCCTGGAAGCCTCTGAGCAATCGTTCATTTGGGTGGTGGGGAACATTCTCCACAACCCAtcagaaaacaaagaaaatgggaGTGGGAACTGGCTTCCGGAAGGGTTCGAGCAGAGGATGAAGGAAACGGGTAAGGGATTGGTGCTTAGAGGGTGGGCTCCGCAGTTGTTGATTCTGGAGCACGCTGCGATCAAAGGGTTTATGACTCATTGCGGATGGAACTCGACTCTGGAAGGTGTGAGTGCGGGAGTGCCCATGATCACGTGGCCTCTGACGGCTGAGCAATTTTCGAATGAGAAGTTGATAACGGAGGTTCTGAAGATTGGTGTCCAAGTGGGGAACAGGGAGTGGTGGCCGTGGAATGCAGAATGGAAAGGGTTAGTGGGAAGAGAGAAGGTGGAGGTGGCAGTGAGGAAGCTGATGGTGGAGAGCTTAGAGGCAGACGAAATGAGAAGGCGAGCGAAAGACTTTGCAGGAAAAGCTGCAAGAGCTGTGGAAGAAGGTGGAACTTCTTACGCCGATGTTGAGGCCTTAATTCAGGAGCTTCAAGCTCGCATATGCGCAAACCAGGACTAA